From the Mahella australiensis 50-1 BON genome, the window TGACAACAGCATATGAACCGTTTATTTGGCGCATAGCCTGACTTATAACATCTTTTATATCATCACCCTCAGCGCGTGATATAAGGTTGGCTATAACCTCGGTATCCGAAGTAGTCTGAAATACGGCACCTTGAGCTTCTAACTCACCGCGCAAGGAAACCGCGTTTACAAGATTTCCATTGTGGGCTAGAGCCATATCGCCACCTTTATAGCGCACTACCAAGGGCTGAGCGTTAGCCACATAACTCGAACCAGTGGTAGAATATCTTACGTGACCTATGCCGGAATAACCTTTAAGCTGGTTCAAAATTTTCGGATCAAATACCTCCGAAACAAGACCCATATCCTTAAAATAGCGAAGCCTTAATCCATCAGTCACAGCTATGCCGGCGCTTTCCTGCCCTCTATGCTGCAAGGCATACAAGCCGTAATATATCATAGGCGATACGTCTGCTTCGCAATCAGACAAATATACACCGAAAACCCCGCATTCCTCACGTAAGCCAGTTATCTGCCATTCATGTAAGCCGGTATAGTGCCCTCCCATTTATCTTTCATCTCCTCTATAGGCAATTGTACAACCTTGTTGCCGTTTACATCTACGTTAAGCCTATCGCCACAAACCGTGCCTATCACTTGGCAAGGCACTCCAAAGCTCTCGCATATGACGAAAAGTTTATCCAGGTATTCTGGCTTTAATGATATTAATATTCTAGACTGGCTCTCGCCAAACAGCAAAGCATCTGTACGGATATCAAATTTAAGGTTTACATAAGCACCTTTTCTACCGCTTATGCAGCTCTCAGCCAGAGCTATAGCAAGTCCACCGTCGCTGCAGTCATGGGCTGATGATATGATGCCCTCCTGAATAGCTTTAAGTGCGGCTTTTTGCACCGAGCTTTCTTTTTCGAGGTTTATATCGGGCACTTTACCTTTTTGCATCCCATATATAATATTGAGGAACTGACTGGCTCCAAGTTCTTCCTTTGTTTCGCCCAACAGCACTATAGCATCACCATCTTTTTTGAAAGCCTGAGTGGTTATATGCTTTACGTCCTCCATTACCCCCGCCATACCCACCGTAGGCGTAGGATATATGGCACCGCGATCGGTTTCATTATAAAAGCTCACGTTGCCGCTTATAACTGGCGTATCCAGTGCACGGCATGCCTCGGCCATGCCTACTATGGACTCTCTGAACTGCCAGTATATATCCGGCTTTTCCGGCGTGCCGAAATTAAGGCAATCGGTTATGGCTATGGGCAGAGCGCCCGTGCACACGATATTGCGTGCGGCCTCGGCCACTGCTATCATACCGCCTTTATACGGGTCAAGGTAACTGTAGCGGCCATTGCTGTCTATGGTAAGGGCTATGGCTTTGGATGTGCCCTTTATGCGTACGACAGCAGCATCGCCTGAACCCGGCGGCACGGCTGTATCGGTGCGCACCATATAATCATATTGCCTGTATACCCAGCGCTTGCTGCATATATCGGGCGAGGCCAAAAGCTTCAACAGCACATCGTTCATATCGTCGGGCAGCGTCAGCGTCAGCGGATTAAAAGCCGCCAGTTCATCTATATAATCGGGCTTGGCATAATCCGGGTGATACACCGGTGCTTCGGCCAATGATTTGGCCGGCACCTCGCCCACTTTAATGCCATTATCGAGAACGCGCAACATGCCGTCATCGGTTACATGGCCTATGACAACCGCATGCAACCCCCATTTGTCGAATATATCATATACTTCTTGCTCCCTGCCTTTTTCCACTATGACCAGCATGCGCTCCTGCGACTCGGATATCATAACCTGGGTAGGCGTCATGCCGGTCTCACGCTTGGGCACCAATGCCACGTCCAGCTCTATACCGGTACCTGCCCTGGCCGCCGTCTCACACGTCGATGATATTATGCCGGCGGCGCCCATGTCCTGTATGCCTACAACGCATCCTGTTTTAAACAGCTCCAGGCAGGCCTCGAGCAGTAGTTTCTCCATAAAAGGATCTCCAACTTGTACGGCCGATCGGCGTTCTTCTGATTCGGCAGTGATCTCCACCGACGCAAAACTAGCACCGCCCATGCCATCGCGCCCGGTCGTATGGCCCACTATCATGACCGAGTTGCCCACGCCGGCGGCTGCGCCGCGCTGTATCTCATCGTGGCGTATAAGCCCGACGCACATAGCATTCACCAACGGATTGCCGGTATAACAGGGGTCAAACCCGACTTCACCTGCCACCGTAGGTATGCCTATGCAGTTGCCGTAACCGGCTATACCGCTCACCACACCGTCCATGAGATATCGCGAACGCGGGTTATCCAGCGGGCCGAATTTGAGCGAATCTAAAAGGGCTACAGGCCGCGATCCCATCGTAAATATATCGCGTATAATGCCGCCCATGCCGGTAGCCGCTCCCTGATACGGCTCCAAGGCGGATGGATGGTTATGGCTCTCCACCTTCATACATACAGCCAATCCATCGCCGATATCAACTATGCCGGCATTCTCTCCAGGTCCTTGCAATATTCGCGGTCCTGATGTCGGAAACATTTTGAGCATGGCCCGCGAATGCTTATAACCGCAGTGTTCCGACCACATCACACCGTAAAGGTTTAATTCCAGATCATTAGGTTCTCTACCCAATATATCGATTATCATCCTGTACTCATTTTCAGTAAGGCCTACCTCATCCCAACGCTGTTTACTTGGCATTTGCAATCCTCCTCTTCGTCCATTCTACTATGGAGCCAAATATAAGCCGGCCATCGGTGCCTCCCAGTATGGGATCGCACACGCGCTCGGGATGTGGCATCATACCCAGCACATTGCCCGCCTCATTTACTATACCGGCTATGTTATGCATGGATCCGTTAGGATTAGCCTCGTTTGTACATTCACCTTGCACATCGCAATAGCGGAAGATGACTTGGCCATTTGCTTCCAGCTTCTCCAATGTGGCTTGGTCGGCTACATAATTACCTTCACCATGAGCTATGGGTACATTGAGCACCTGCCCATCTTGGCACATATTTGTAAACATCGACCGACTATGCTCCACGCGTATATACTGTGGCTGACATATGAATTTAAGCCCACGGTTGCGTATCAACGCCCCTGGCAAAAGGCCTGCCTCTGTCAATATCTGAAAGCCGTTGCATATACCTATAATCGGCTTCCCTCTCTCAGCAAAGTCTTGTACCGACTGCATAACGGGCGAAAATCGCGCTATAGCGCCGCAGCGCAGATAGTCACCGTATGAGAATCCGCCTGGCAACACAATGCAGTCGACATCGGAGATATCGCTTTCTTTATGCCATACGTAGCGTACATCCTGGCCCATGACGTCCATCAGTGCATGATAGCAGTCGCTGTCGCAGTTAGAGCCAGGAAATACTATTACTCCGAATCTCATGGCTAATCCTCCGTTATCTCGAAAGAGAAGTTTTCCATAACCGGATTGGCTAATAATTTCTGGCACAACAGCTCTACCTGTTTCTCGGCTTCTTTTCTGGATATACCATCTTTTATTTTCACTTCTATGTGCTTGCCTATGCGCACATCGTCCACAGCATCGAATCCCATGGACAGGGCAGCGTCTTTTACTGCCGTGCCCTGTGGATCCATTATGCTTTTTTTCAAAGTAACGTTTATTTTAGCTGTCATTTATTCTCCTCCCATAAGACGCCTCAGTATTTCCTGATAGGCCTCTTCCACATGGTCTAAATCCC encodes:
- the purL gene encoding phosphoribosylformylglycinamidine synthase subunit PurL; the encoded protein is MPSKQRWDEVGLTENEYRMIIDILGREPNDLELNLYGVMWSEHCGYKHSRAMLKMFPTSGPRILQGPGENAGIVDIGDGLAVCMKVESHNHPSALEPYQGAATGMGGIIRDIFTMGSRPVALLDSLKFGPLDNPRSRYLMDGVVSGIAGYGNCIGIPTVAGEVGFDPCYTGNPLVNAMCVGLIRHDEIQRGAAAGVGNSVMIVGHTTGRDGMGGASFASVEITAESEERRSAVQVGDPFMEKLLLEACLELFKTGCVVGIQDMGAAGIISSTCETAARAGTGIELDVALVPKRETGMTPTQVMISESQERMLVIVEKGREQEVYDIFDKWGLHAVVIGHVTDDGMLRVLDNGIKVGEVPAKSLAEAPVYHPDYAKPDYIDELAAFNPLTLTLPDDMNDVLLKLLASPDICSKRWVYRQYDYMVRTDTAVPPGSGDAAVVRIKGTSKAIALTIDSNGRYSYLDPYKGGMIAVAEAARNIVCTGALPIAITDCLNFGTPEKPDIYWQFRESIVGMAEACRALDTPVISGNVSFYNETDRGAIYPTPTVGMAGVMEDVKHITTQAFKKDGDAIVLLGETKEELGASQFLNIIYGMQKGKVPDINLEKESSVQKAALKAIQEGIISSAHDCSDGGLAIALAESCISGRKGAYVNLKFDIRTDALLFGESQSRILISLKPEYLDKLFVICESFGVPCQVIGTVCGDRLNVDVNGNKVVQLPIEEMKDKWEGTIPAYMNGR
- the purQ gene encoding phosphoribosylformylglycinamidine synthase subunit PurQ, which gives rise to MRFGVIVFPGSNCDSDCYHALMDVMGQDVRYVWHKESDISDVDCIVLPGGFSYGDYLRCGAIARFSPVMQSVQDFAERGKPIIGICNGFQILTEAGLLPGALIRNRGLKFICQPQYIRVEHSRSMFTNMCQDGQVLNVPIAHGEGNYVADQATLEKLEANGQVIFRYCDVQGECTNEANPNGSMHNIAGIVNEAGNVLGMMPHPERVCDPILGGTDGRLIFGSIVEWTKRRIANAK
- the purS gene encoding phosphoribosylformylglycinamidine synthase subunit PurS, whose amino-acid sequence is MTAKINVTLKKSIMDPQGTAVKDAALSMGFDAVDDVRIGKHIEVKIKDGISRKEAEKQVELLCQKLLANPVMENFSFEITED